In one Gossypium hirsutum isolate 1008001.06 chromosome D09, Gossypium_hirsutum_v2.1, whole genome shotgun sequence genomic region, the following are encoded:
- the LOC107890508 gene encoding uncharacterized protein: MLIISVLPATRSPLFLSHTHSFWFRVLTMADAKEISKKRKRLSFPVTRSLIGSFIRSKSQIQSGSQSQHGRNHHDQQPIVKKLKNSLPDEDSSMGCGLSAVSIKDLRLRRVFSPSSTDGVIPDSFDDTENLGKPQIAGIHLVVTQEPLENGSFKKLDMSNENFVQSTPPDAEIFGAEPVVERNGGEFSDQFLEKKPCEKGFHQQRDAMNNSMKSVLKPCSRARLFRTPGSFSYRRLLPYLMDIEKDHSGSQTMGHPQKPEKGFEDEHLLASNGQKSLPDKTTSCSLVVHDTDSGEPLIAASVESFTSRDDEASSMPVVNGEIEKLELQDSFEGQNLNCLKNCSSSTIEDSHFNEENLVGVVSSNKTSTDKIEVAKISVEHPCNAQSLEVLDQNLSTLNNTCESCDYEVTESSEDDTKRSEIQGMPKATICNSFECQHLNSVDPALSETGGNGKCSLQQRVDIDGEVVECVEDLSGECMLMTPPDVNMSSKHETDGSRGNTVDNVSQGVGQVTEKSTNEALHRNNGHGHAKSPDSSPKNKMAPNAHLHLKLSKIPGSFSYSRLLPYLIDITSQNSSASGNNQSLKVEKSSKEKPLSLFITPAKDTSMVTSNDKRCPVERHKGDDIKLDVVAASVTSTSDHKPTESPTKQVAESPMIMNLQEPGPPVKPSALDTSQKLETRLKDVVESPAMSSSSPREEGAKLVANQLPLETDVNCIKSTEKCANHEKQIEASFVEASMPPRIPSASLQKGILKRNPRGCRGICTCLNCSSFRLHAERSFEFSRNQMQDAEEVGLDLIKELSYLRNMLEKSAFVAKDQTNICIDQVKEAWKKASDAEELAKTRLSEMNYHLNIHCRIPCEQRPSVRFADYVEEHVIHPIADSSNK, translated from the exons ATGCTTATCATCTCAGTTCTGCCCGCCACTCGATCGCCTCTCTTTCTCTCTCACACACAcagtttttggtttagggttttaacaATGGCGGATGCAAAGGAAATCTCTAAGAAGCGGAAGCGATTATCCTTTCCTGTAACTCGTTCGTTAATTGGAAGCTTCATTCGTAGCAAATCCCAGATTCAAAGCGGAAGCCAATCCCAACACGGTAGAAACCACCATGATCAGCAACCCATTGTCAAGAAACTGAAAAACAGCTTACCGGATGAAGATTCATCGATGGGGTGCGGTTTATCCGCCGTTTCCATCAAAGATCTCCGTTTAAGACGGGTCTTCTCTCCCTCTTCCACCGATGGAGTGATTCCTGACAGTTTCGATGATACTGAGAATCTGGGGAAACCTCAGATTGCTGGGATTCACTTGGTTGTAACTCAAGAACCGTTGGAAAATGGAAGTTTTAAAAAGTTGGATATGTCGAATGAGAATTTTGTGCAGTCGACACCACCAGATGCTGAGATCTTTGGAGCTGAACCAGTGGTTGAAAGAAACGGAGGTGAATTTTCAGATCAGTTCTTAGAGAAGAAGCCATGTGAAAAAGGCTTTCATCAGCAGAGAGATGCCATGAACAATTCAATGAAATCA GTTCTTAAACCTTGTTCTCGTGCGAGGCTTTTCAGAACTCCAGGCTCATTCAGCTACAGAAGATTGCTTCCTTACTTGATGGATATCGAAAAAGATCATTCTG GTTCCCAAACAATGGGTCACCCTCAAAAACCCGAGAAGGGTTTCGAAGACGAACATCTCTTGGCTTCAAATGGTCAAAAATCATTGCCAGATAAGACAACTAGCTGCTCCTTGGTGGTTCACGATACTGATTCTGGTGAGCCGTTAATTGCGGCATCAGTTGAGTCCTTTACCTCAAGGGACGATGAGGCTTCCTCGATGCCAGTGGTTAATGGAGAAATTGAGAAACTTGAGTTGCAAGATTCTTTTGAAGGCCAGAATCTGAATTGTTTGAAAAATTGTTCATCTTCAACTATAGAGGATTCTCATTTCAATGAGGAAAATTTAGTTGGTGTGGTTTCTAGTAATAAAACATCGACAGATAAAATCGAGGTTGCAAAGATTAGTGTTGAACATCCTTGCAATGCTCAAAGTCTTGAAGTTTTGGACCAGAATTTGTCTACACTTAATAATACATGTGAATCTTGTGATTATGAAGTTACAGAAAGTTCTGAAGATGACACAAAGAGGTCTGAGATTCAAGGGATGCCGAAAGCCACCATTTGTAATTCCTTTGAATGTCAGCACCTGAATTCTGTGGATCCTGCATTATCTGAAACGGGAGGAAACGGAAAATGCAGTTTACAGCAGAGAGTTGACATTGATGGTGAAGTTGTGGAATGTGTTGAAGACTTAAGTGGAGAATGTATGTTGATGACACCGCCTGATGTCAATATGTCCTCCAAGCACGAGACTGATGGTAGCAGAGGCAACACAGTGGATAATGTTTCACAAGGTGTAGGTCAAGTTACTGAGAAGTCGACAAATGAAGCGCTTCACAGAAATAACGGTCATGGCCATGCTAAAAGCCCAGACTCAAGTCCTAAAAACAAGATG GCTCCAAACGCACACTTGCATCTGAAGTTATCTAAAATTCCGGGTTCATTCAGTTATAGTCGGTTGCTTCCGTATTTGATCGATATAACAAGTCAAAACTCCA GTGCTTCTGGAAATAATCAGTCACTGAAAGTTGAGAAGAGTTCCAAAGAAAAGCCACTTTCACTGTTCATTACTCCTGCCAAAGACACATCAATGGTTACTTCCAATGACAAAAGGTGTCCTGTAGAGCGTCATAAGGGTGATGATATTAAGCTAGATGTGGTTGCAGCATCAGTTACGAGTACTTCTGACCATAAACCAACAGAGTCTCCTACTAAACAAGTAGCTGAATCCCCGATGATAATGAATCTACAAGAACCAGGACCACCTGTAAAACCTTCTGCATTGGATACAAGTCAGAAGTTAGAAACTAGGCTTAAAGATGTGGTTGAGTCGCCAGCCATGTCATCAAGCTCTCCAAGAGAAGAAGGTGCTAAATTGGTGGCTAATCAGTTACCTCTTGAAACGGATGTGAACTGCATAAAGTCTACCGAGAAATGCGCAAACCATGAAAAGCAAATAGAAGCTAGCTTTGTTGAAGCCTCTATGCCTCCTAGAATTCCTTCTGCTAGTCTTCAAAAGGGGATCCTTAAAAGAAACCCACGTGGATGCAGAGGTATTTGTACTTGTCTGAACTGTTCTTCATTTCGGCTTCATGCAGAGAGGTCATTTGAATTCTCAAGAAATCAGATGCAAGATGCTGAAGAAGTGGGtttagatttgattaaagagTTATCTTACCTACGGAATATGTTGGAAAAATCTGCTTTCGTTGCCAAAGATCAGACCAACATTTGCATCGATCAG GTCAAGGAAGCTTGGAAGAAAGCCTCTGATGCTGAAGAACTTGCCAAAACCCGACTCAGTGAAATGAACTATCATCTAAACATTCACTGCAGAATCCCA TGTGAGCAGCGACCAAGCGTGAGATTTGCCGATTATGTTGAAGAACACGTCATCCATCCAATAGCAGACTCATCGAACAAATAG